Proteins found in one Gordonia sp. PDNC005 genomic segment:
- a CDS encoding YlxR family protein, whose amino-acid sequence MAPRTSTAPVRTCIGCRRRDNAPELVRVVARRAPGESSAVVVDTTRSLPGRGAWLHRTADCLSAAMRRRAFGPALRDRGLTVNPQDLADLIDEITPTDPTRDQDR is encoded by the coding sequence GTGGCTCCTCGAACGTCGACCGCGCCGGTCCGTACGTGCATCGGATGCCGCCGTCGCGACAACGCTCCCGAACTGGTGCGTGTTGTCGCTCGGCGAGCGCCCGGTGAATCGAGCGCCGTGGTGGTCGACACCACGAGGAGTCTGCCGGGACGTGGCGCCTGGCTGCATCGCACAGCCGACTGCTTGTCGGCCGCGATGCGGCGACGAGCCTTCGGTCCGGCGCTACGGGATCGCGGTCTCACCGTGAACCCGCAGGACCTCGCCGATCTGATCGACGAGATCACGCCAACAGATCCCACGCGGGATCAGGACAGGTAG
- a CDS encoding DoxX family protein — MFSTPDPVWPVLLLAVVIGGDALMSIRPPAFIRDCYAGVGFPLEWGWALVYIKVLATAGLIVGVWHDGVGVAATAGVVAYFVAASIAHIRAGFVGVTFWVNCLGMLALSLAVLGWSFVW, encoded by the coding sequence ATGTTCTCAACACCCGATCCGGTCTGGCCCGTCCTGTTGCTCGCCGTTGTCATCGGCGGGGACGCGCTCATGTCGATCCGGCCGCCGGCTTTCATCCGTGACTGCTACGCGGGTGTCGGCTTCCCGCTCGAATGGGGATGGGCTCTTGTGTACATCAAGGTGCTCGCCACCGCGGGCCTGATCGTCGGAGTCTGGCACGACGGAGTCGGAGTGGCGGCGACCGCGGGCGTTGTCGCGTACTTCGTCGCCGCGTCCATCGCACACATCCGAGCGGGCTTCGTCGGTGTCACCTTCTGGGTCAACTGCTTGGGAATGCTGGCGCTGTCTCTCGCGGTCCTGGGCTGGTCGTTCGTCTGGTGA
- the rbfA gene encoding 30S ribosome-binding factor RbfA, with translation MVDHARAARLAKRITTIVASAIGSEIKDPRLANVTITDCRVTGDLHDATVFYTVMGASVDAEPDIAEAQAGLAAATGSLRSKVGAGTGVRFTPTLRFELDTVPDATRAMDELLARARAQDELVARAAQDAKPAGETDPYKHDDESSPGES, from the coding sequence ATGGTCGATCATGCACGAGCCGCACGGCTCGCCAAGCGGATCACCACCATCGTGGCCTCCGCCATCGGCTCGGAGATCAAGGATCCCCGGCTGGCGAACGTGACGATCACGGATTGCCGCGTGACCGGAGATCTTCACGACGCCACGGTGTTCTACACGGTGATGGGCGCGTCGGTCGACGCCGAGCCCGACATCGCCGAGGCACAGGCCGGTCTGGCCGCCGCCACCGGTTCCCTGCGCTCCAAAGTGGGTGCGGGGACCGGTGTGCGGTTCACGCCGACACTCCGGTTCGAGCTCGACACGGTGCCGGATGCGACGCGAGCGATGGACGAACTGCTCGCTCGCGCCCGTGCTCAGGACGAGCTGGTCGCTCGGGCCGCACAGGACGCGAAGCCTGCGGGGGAGACCGATCCCTATAAGCACGACGACGAGTCGTCGCCTGGGGAGTCGTGA
- a CDS encoding MATE family efflux transporter codes for MLKLAASALVVLVAPPLYLMLDLAVVGRLGAHELASLAVSTLVLGVISTQLTFLSYGTTARSARAFGAGDRDRAVDEGVQATWIALGVGALIVGTAWVAAPWVTGVLVPDDVVASDAARWLRIAVFGVPLILVSMAGNGWMRGVQDTRRPVVYVVAGLSVGAVLCVGLVHGLFGLPRLGLEGSAVANLVGESITGALFAWRLIREASGRLAPVADVIRAQLTMGRDLILRSLSFQVCFVSAAAVAARFGVAQVAAHQVVLQMWEFTALLLDSLAIAAQQLVGAALGAKLFDDARKTSTHVTKVSAAVSVAVAAGLALGAGLLPRIFTSDQGVLDAIATPWWFFVVMLPIAGVVFALDGVLLGSGDAAFLRTATLAGALGAFLPMIWLSLVFDWGLAGIWSGLLLFMITRLAAVVWRVRSGAWVR; via the coding sequence ATGCTCAAACTCGCCGCGTCGGCACTGGTCGTCCTCGTGGCGCCGCCGCTCTACCTCATGCTCGACCTCGCCGTCGTCGGGCGGCTCGGCGCTCACGAGTTGGCGTCGCTCGCGGTGTCGACGCTGGTCCTCGGGGTGATCTCCACCCAGTTGACGTTCCTGTCGTACGGGACCACCGCTCGGTCGGCACGCGCGTTCGGCGCGGGTGACCGAGACCGGGCCGTCGACGAGGGGGTGCAGGCCACCTGGATAGCGCTCGGCGTCGGCGCTCTGATCGTCGGCACCGCCTGGGTCGCCGCACCATGGGTCACGGGTGTCCTGGTGCCCGACGACGTCGTGGCGTCCGATGCCGCTCGGTGGCTTCGCATCGCAGTGTTCGGAGTCCCGTTGATCCTGGTGTCGATGGCCGGCAACGGGTGGATGCGCGGCGTGCAAGACACCCGGCGACCAGTGGTCTATGTGGTGGCCGGGCTGTCTGTCGGCGCCGTGCTCTGCGTGGGACTCGTCCACGGACTGTTCGGCCTTCCACGGCTCGGATTGGAGGGCAGCGCTGTCGCCAACCTCGTCGGTGAGTCGATCACCGGCGCGCTCTTCGCGTGGCGACTGATCCGTGAGGCGTCGGGTCGGTTGGCGCCGGTAGCCGACGTGATCCGCGCCCAACTCACGATGGGCCGCGATCTGATCCTTCGCAGCCTCTCGTTCCAGGTCTGTTTCGTGTCGGCGGCCGCGGTCGCCGCACGGTTCGGTGTTGCGCAAGTGGCCGCCCACCAGGTGGTGTTGCAGATGTGGGAGTTCACAGCGCTGCTGTTGGACTCGCTCGCCATCGCCGCCCAGCAACTGGTCGGCGCAGCGCTCGGAGCGAAGCTGTTCGACGACGCGCGTAAGACGTCGACCCACGTCACGAAGGTGTCTGCCGCCGTGTCGGTTGCAGTGGCCGCTGGTCTGGCTCTCGGGGCCGGACTTCTCCCGCGGATCTTCACGTCGGATCAGGGGGTTCTCGACGCAATCGCCACACCGTGGTGGTTCTTCGTGGTGATGCTGCCCATCGCGGGTGTGGTCTTCGCGCTCGACGGTGTGCTTCTCGGCAGCGGCGACGCCGCGTTCCTCCGCACGGCGACCCTCGCCGGTGCGCTCGGCGCATTCCTGCCGATGATCTGGCTGTCCCTTGTATTCGACTGGGGTCTGGCCGGCATCTGGTCCGGTCTGCTGCTGTTCATGATCACCCGGCTCGCCGCCGTCGTCTGGCGGGTCCGCTCAGGCGCCTGGGTGCGATGA
- the nusA gene encoding transcription termination factor NusA: MHIDISALRLIEADKGVSIDTVITAIESALLTAYRHTDGFAPNARIDVDRKSGAVRVMAQELDDAGVVVHEWDDTPEGFGRIAATTARQVILQRLRDAENEKNYGELAAHEGEVVGGVVQADARLNAKGIIVVQIGSDANATEGIIPPVEQVPGEQYKHGDRIKCYVVGVTRGMRGPQITLSRTHPNLVRKLFALEVPEIADGSVEIVAVAREAGHRSKIAVHTGVNGLNAKGACIGPMGQRVRNVMSELSGEKIDIIDFASDPAVFVGNALSPAKVLSVTVIDVETSAARVIVPDYQLSLAIGKEGQNARLAARLTGWRIDIRSDTGDGGPRETPESNEGDVTPDAAHDNAVTSGPSDELD; encoded by the coding sequence ATGCACATCGACATCAGTGCTCTCCGCCTGATCGAAGCCGACAAGGGCGTGTCCATCGACACCGTCATCACGGCCATCGAATCGGCCCTGCTCACCGCGTACCGTCACACCGACGGTTTCGCGCCCAACGCCAGGATCGACGTCGACCGCAAGAGCGGTGCGGTTCGAGTGATGGCGCAGGAGCTCGACGATGCAGGCGTTGTCGTCCACGAATGGGACGACACCCCCGAAGGATTCGGCCGCATCGCCGCCACAACAGCACGCCAGGTGATCCTGCAGCGTCTGCGCGACGCCGAGAACGAGAAGAACTACGGCGAGCTCGCCGCCCACGAGGGTGAAGTCGTCGGCGGCGTGGTCCAGGCGGACGCCCGTCTCAACGCCAAGGGCATCATCGTCGTCCAGATCGGTTCGGACGCGAACGCCACCGAGGGCATCATCCCTCCCGTCGAGCAGGTTCCGGGGGAGCAGTACAAGCACGGCGACCGCATCAAGTGCTACGTCGTCGGAGTGACGCGCGGGATGCGCGGCCCGCAGATCACCCTGTCGCGCACGCACCCGAACCTCGTCCGCAAGCTGTTCGCTCTCGAGGTGCCGGAGATCGCGGACGGCTCGGTCGAGATCGTCGCCGTCGCGCGCGAAGCCGGACACCGTTCGAAGATCGCGGTCCACACCGGCGTCAACGGACTCAACGCGAAGGGCGCGTGTATCGGCCCGATGGGACAGCGCGTGCGGAACGTGATGAGCGAGCTGTCCGGGGAGAAGATCGACATCATCGACTTCGCGTCCGATCCCGCGGTGTTCGTCGGCAACGCGTTGTCGCCTGCGAAGGTCCTGTCGGTCACCGTCATCGATGTCGAGACCAGCGCCGCACGAGTCATCGTGCCCGACTACCAGCTGTCGCTCGCGATCGGGAAGGAAGGTCAGAACGCACGCTTGGCTGCGCGTCTGACCGGGTGGCGCATCGACATCCGGTCCGACACCGGCGACGGCGGTCCCCGCGAGACGCCGGAGAGCAATGAGGGGGACGTCACACCTGACGCGGCGCACGACAATGCGGTGACGTCGGGCCCGTCCGATGAGCTAGACTGA
- a CDS encoding DHH family phosphoesterase produces MNRASASAVASALRDAGSVVIISHVRPDPDTIGSALGLGLGLASLGITVRCGFSGPEPLPSTLVELPGGELLQPLTTPSAGEVAVAVDAATPSRLGEYEAVFSAADTTVCIDHHVSNPGFGDLDFIDAESDCTAVLVLQVLDELGVELSADIATCLYAGLVTDTGSFKWARPASFEVAARLLNAGVDGGKWSRVLLDSHPYAWLQMVSQVLGTSVLDETACDGRGLVYGCVNADAMADMSWDESESVIDIVRTAREAEVAAVFKEATEGSWTVSLRSKGAVDLVPIARALGGGGHTRASGYSDSGTADEVVARLRALL; encoded by the coding sequence GTGAACCGGGCGTCTGCCTCAGCGGTCGCGTCCGCTTTGCGGGACGCGGGTTCGGTCGTGATCATCAGTCACGTCCGACCCGATCCCGACACCATCGGTAGTGCACTCGGACTCGGACTGGGACTCGCATCGCTCGGCATCACCGTGCGGTGCGGGTTCTCCGGTCCCGAGCCGCTGCCGAGCACACTTGTGGAGCTGCCAGGCGGCGAACTGCTTCAGCCATTGACAACCCCGTCTGCCGGGGAGGTGGCCGTGGCCGTTGATGCCGCGACGCCGAGTCGGCTCGGGGAGTACGAGGCCGTGTTCTCCGCGGCCGACACCACCGTCTGCATCGATCACCACGTGTCCAACCCCGGGTTCGGCGATCTGGACTTCATCGACGCCGAATCGGACTGCACCGCGGTGCTGGTCCTTCAGGTGCTCGACGAACTCGGCGTCGAGCTGAGCGCCGACATAGCGACGTGCTTGTACGCAGGCCTGGTCACAGACACCGGGTCGTTCAAGTGGGCGCGTCCCGCGTCGTTCGAAGTGGCTGCGCGACTGCTGAACGCGGGCGTCGACGGCGGCAAGTGGAGCCGAGTCCTACTCGACTCGCATCCGTACGCCTGGCTGCAGATGGTCTCCCAGGTGCTCGGGACGTCTGTGCTCGACGAGACGGCCTGTGACGGACGTGGGCTCGTCTACGGCTGCGTGAACGCCGATGCGATGGCGGACATGAGCTGGGACGAGTCGGAGAGTGTCATCGACATCGTCCGCACCGCCCGCGAAGCCGAGGTCGCAGCCGTGTTCAAAGAGGCGACGGAGGGATCGTGGACGGTGTCGCTGCGGAGCAAGGGCGCCGTCGACCTGGTCCCGATCGCGCGGGCGCTCGGCGGCGGTGGACACACTCGTGCTTCCGGCTACTCCGACTCCGGGACGGCCGACGAGGTCGTCGCCCGGCTGCGCGCACTTTTGTAG
- a CDS encoding 4'-phosphopantetheinyl transferase, translating to MISRLVPSGVGAAETFGDPPGLTAMPAEESLISQAVEKRRREFITARHLARQALGQLGYDPVPILRGERGMPLWPNQVVGSMTHCDGYRAAVAAYTMQVRSLGIDAEPHLALPDGVLGHTSVQAERDVLATRDDDLHWDRLLFCAKEATYKAWFPITHRWLGFEDAHITFTRDTDGLSGTFTSTILIDGSTIDGGDPLLTLPGRWAVTDGLILTTIALT from the coding sequence ATGATCTCGCGACTCGTGCCGTCCGGCGTGGGCGCCGCCGAAACATTCGGCGACCCACCCGGACTGACCGCCATGCCCGCCGAAGAGAGCCTCATCTCGCAGGCGGTGGAGAAGCGTCGTCGTGAGTTCATCACGGCCCGACACCTCGCCCGGCAGGCTCTCGGGCAGCTCGGATACGACCCGGTGCCGATCCTGCGGGGCGAACGCGGCATGCCGTTGTGGCCGAACCAAGTGGTCGGCAGCATGACACACTGCGACGGCTACCGCGCCGCCGTCGCCGCGTACACGATGCAGGTCCGCTCGCTCGGCATCGACGCTGAACCGCATCTGGCGTTGCCGGACGGCGTCCTCGGCCACACCTCGGTTCAGGCCGAGCGCGACGTTCTCGCCACCCGTGACGACGACCTGCACTGGGATCGCCTTCTGTTCTGCGCCAAAGAGGCGACCTACAAGGCGTGGTTTCCGATCACGCACCGTTGGCTCGGCTTCGAGGACGCCCACATCACATTCACTCGGGACACCGACGGCTTGAGCGGCACGTTCACGTCCACCATCCTGATCGACGGCTCCACCATCGACGGGGGCGACCCGCTCCTGACGTTGCCGGGGCGGTGGGCCGTGACGGACGGCCTGATCCTCACGACGATTGCGCTCACCTGA
- a CDS encoding GNAT family N-acetyltransferase, which yields MTHPTPVPPPTVELDPSPVLRHNPDRDRYEMWSGDELIGLVGYEPTAGGDIVILHTVVTEKFGRAGFARLLTVQLLDALEAEGRQVVPVCTYVQKFVDRFPQYQHMILA from the coding sequence ATGACGCATCCCACCCCGGTTCCACCGCCGACAGTGGAACTCGATCCGTCCCCTGTTCTTCGCCACAACCCGGACCGGGACCGCTACGAGATGTGGTCGGGCGACGAGTTGATCGGATTGGTGGGCTACGAACCGACCGCAGGTGGTGACATCGTCATCCTCCACACCGTGGTGACCGAGAAGTTCGGACGCGCAGGCTTCGCTCGCCTACTCACCGTCCAACTGCTCGACGCTCTCGAGGCCGAAGGCCGCCAGGTGGTTCCGGTGTGCACGTACGTGCAGAAGTTCGTGGATAGATTCCCGCAGTATCAGCACATGATCCTGGCGTGA
- the infB gene encoding translation initiation factor IF-2, translating into MAGKARVHELAKELGVPSKTVLERLKEQGEFVKSASSTVEAPVARRLRESFSGGSAGGDAPKASPKPSAAKPSPAKPGVPGPKPGAPKPVPAAPAAAAPAPSAPSPRPAAPGPRPGPAPTPAAPAPKPETPQAPAAAAPAPAASAAPGPKPSGPRPGPRPGPRAPRVGNNPFSSAPAPAPRPQGGPRPGPGQAGPRPGGGRPGAAGGRPAPGQGGPRPPAGAGGPRPNPGNMPPRPSPGAMPQRAARPDARPGGRGGPGGRPGGGGGGYRGGPGGGGAPGAGGAPAGGFRGRPGGGGGGNRGRGGAAGAFGRPGGAPRRGRKSKRQKRQEYDSMRAPEVGGVRLPHGNGEVIRLARGASLSDFAEKINANPASLVQALFNLGEMVTATESVNDETLELLGGEMNYTVQVVSPEDEDRELLQKFDLTYGEDEGDEDDLQQRPPVVTVMGHVDHGKTRLLDTIRKENVGGGEAGGITQHIGAYQVNTHLNDEDRLITFIDTPGHEAFTAMRARGAKATDIAILVVAADDGVMPQTVEAVNHAQAADVPIVVAVNKIDKEGADPAKIRGQLTEYGLVPEEYGGETMFVDISAKQGENIDALLEAVLLTADASLDLRANPDMDAQGVAIEAHLDRGRGPVATVLIQRGTLRVGDSIVAGDAYGRVRRMVDEHGDDVDEAYPSRPVQVIGFTSVPGAGDNLLVVDEDRTARQIADRRNARKRNALAARSRKRISLEDLDSALKETSQLNLILKGDNSGTVEALEEALLGIEIDDEVSLRVIDRGVGGVTETNVNLAAASDAIIIGFNVRAEGKATELANREGVEIRYYSVIYRAIEEIEAALKGMLKPIYEEVELGRTEIRAIFKSSKVGNIAGCMVQSGVVRRNAKARLLRDNAVIAETATISSLRREKDDVTEVREGFECGLTITYSDIKVGDIIETYEMVEKARD; encoded by the coding sequence GTGGCAGGCAAGGCCCGCGTTCACGAACTGGCCAAGGAACTCGGCGTTCCCAGCAAGACAGTGCTGGAGCGTCTGAAGGAGCAAGGCGAGTTCGTCAAATCCGCATCGTCGACAGTGGAAGCCCCCGTGGCTCGTCGACTGCGTGAATCCTTCTCCGGCGGTTCCGCCGGAGGCGACGCCCCCAAGGCGTCCCCCAAGCCCTCGGCTGCGAAGCCGAGTCCCGCGAAGCCGGGTGTCCCCGGTCCCAAGCCCGGTGCACCGAAGCCGGTGCCCGCGGCACCCGCAGCAGCAGCACCCGCACCGTCGGCTCCTTCGCCGCGTCCGGCGGCTCCCGGACCCCGTCCGGGCCCCGCGCCGACTCCGGCGGCACCGGCTCCGAAGCCCGAAACTCCGCAGGCACCCGCCGCGGCTGCGCCGGCTCCGGCGGCCTCCGCTGCTCCGGGCCCGAAGCCGTCCGGACCTCGTCCGGGTCCGCGTCCCGGCCCGCGTGCACCGCGTGTCGGCAACAACCCGTTCTCGTCGGCGCCCGCTCCTGCGCCTCGTCCCCAGGGCGGACCTCGCCCGGGGCCGGGTCAGGCGGGTCCGCGTCCCGGCGGCGGCCGTCCCGGCGCCGCAGGCGGACGTCCCGCACCCGGTCAGGGCGGTCCCCGTCCCCCGGCCGGTGCAGGCGGTCCCCGTCCCAACCCCGGCAACATGCCTCCTCGCCCGTCTCCCGGTGCGATGCCGCAGCGTGCGGCCCGTCCTGACGCTCGGCCCGGTGGCCGTGGCGGTCCGGGCGGCCGTCCCGGCGGCGGTGGCGGCGGATACCGCGGCGGCCCAGGCGGCGGCGGTGCTCCCGGTGCCGGTGGCGCACCCGCGGGCGGTTTCCGCGGTCGTCCCGGCGGCGGTGGCGGTGGCAACCGTGGACGCGGCGGCGCAGCAGGCGCCTTCGGCCGTCCCGGTGGCGCTCCGCGTCGTGGACGCAAGTCGAAGCGTCAGAAGCGGCAAGAATACGATTCGATGCGCGCTCCCGAGGTCGGCGGCGTCCGTCTGCCTCACGGCAACGGCGAGGTCATCCGCCTCGCTCGCGGCGCATCGCTGTCCGATTTCGCCGAGAAGATCAACGCCAACCCGGCGTCGCTGGTCCAGGCCCTGTTCAACCTCGGCGAGATGGTCACGGCGACCGAGTCGGTCAACGACGAGACGCTGGAGCTGCTCGGCGGCGAGATGAACTACACGGTTCAGGTCGTCAGCCCCGAGGACGAGGACCGCGAGCTTCTGCAGAAGTTCGACCTCACCTACGGCGAAGACGAAGGCGACGAGGACGATCTCCAGCAGCGTCCCCCGGTGGTCACCGTCATGGGTCACGTCGACCACGGCAAGACCCGCCTGCTCGACACGATCCGCAAGGAGAATGTCGGCGGCGGCGAGGCCGGCGGCATCACCCAGCACATCGGCGCGTACCAGGTGAACACTCACCTGAACGACGAAGATCGCCTGATCACGTTCATCGACACCCCGGGTCACGAGGCGTTCACCGCCATGCGTGCCCGTGGTGCGAAGGCCACCGACATCGCGATCCTCGTGGTCGCGGCCGACGACGGCGTCATGCCGCAGACGGTGGAGGCGGTCAACCACGCGCAGGCGGCCGACGTGCCGATCGTCGTGGCGGTCAACAAGATCGACAAGGAAGGCGCCGACCCGGCCAAGATCCGCGGTCAGCTGACCGAATACGGTCTGGTGCCCGAGGAGTACGGCGGCGAGACCATGTTCGTCGACATCTCGGCCAAGCAGGGCGAGAACATCGACGCGCTGCTCGAAGCCGTGCTGCTCACCGCGGACGCATCGCTCGACCTGCGTGCCAATCCGGACATGGACGCACAGGGTGTGGCCATCGAAGCCCATCTGGACCGCGGTCGCGGCCCGGTGGCGACGGTGCTCATCCAGCGCGGAACGCTCCGCGTCGGCGACTCGATCGTCGCGGGCGACGCCTACGGTCGTGTCCGTCGCATGGTCGACGAGCACGGCGACGACGTCGACGAGGCGTACCCGTCGCGTCCTGTCCAGGTCATCGGCTTCACGTCGGTGCCGGGTGCAGGCGACAACCTCCTGGTGGTCGACGAGGACCGCACGGCACGCCAGATCGCGGACCGTCGTAATGCACGCAAGCGCAACGCGCTCGCTGCACGCAGTCGCAAGCGCATCAGCCTCGAGGACCTGGATTCGGCCCTCAAGGAGACCAGCCAGCTGAACTTGATCCTGAAGGGCGACAACTCGGGCACCGTGGAGGCGCTCGAGGAGGCCCTGCTGGGCATCGAGATCGACGACGAGGTGTCGTTGCGTGTCATCGACCGCGGCGTCGGCGGCGTCACCGAGACCAACGTCAACCTGGCGGCGGCTTCGGATGCGATCATCATCGGCTTCAACGTCCGTGCCGAAGGCAAGGCGACGGAGCTGGCGAACCGCGAAGGCGTGGAGATCCGCTACTACTCGGTCATCTACCGGGCGATCGAGGAGATCGAAGCAGCGCTCAAGGGCATGCTCAAGCCGATCTACGAAGAGGTCGAGCTGGGACGCACGGAGATCCGCGCGATCTTCAAGTCGTCCAAGGTCGGCAACATCGCAGGCTGCATGGTCCAGTCGGGTGTGGTCCGTCGCAACGCCAAGGCACGTCTGCTGCGCGACAACGCCGTCATCGCCGAGACCGCGACGATCTCGTCGCTGCGACGTGAGAAGGACGACGTCACCGAGGTCCGCGAAGGCTTCGAGTGCGGTCTGACGATCACCTACAGCGACATCAAGGTCGGCGACATCATCGAGACCTACGAGATGGTGGAGAAGGCGCGAGACTGA
- a CDS encoding metallophosphoesterase, giving the protein MATLWAISDLHVSHRGNEQILEQIRPTDPGDWLIVAGDVAERTDDIVDTLRRLAARFAKVVWVPGNHELYTTAKDPLQIFGVARYDYLVQACRDLGVVTPEDIYPLFDAGDGSDPVRVVPMFLLYDYTFRPEGTSTTLQALAVARERNVVATDEFLLSPEPFGTRDAWGRARIDATRTRLEAIDPSEKTVLINHWPLRREPCDALMYPEFALWCGSELTADWHTRFNAVCSVYGHLHIPRTTWYDSVRFEEVSVGYPREWKRRGLPRPLLRPIVPDGGITPDTLPEHGARFDLPPDYEEKAAEFRKRIEERRAKRDK; this is encoded by the coding sequence ATGGCGACTCTCTGGGCGATCAGCGATCTGCACGTCTCGCACCGCGGCAACGAGCAGATCCTGGAGCAGATCCGGCCCACGGACCCGGGGGACTGGCTGATCGTCGCGGGCGATGTCGCCGAGCGCACCGACGACATCGTCGACACGCTGCGGCGCCTCGCGGCGCGTTTCGCCAAAGTCGTGTGGGTCCCCGGAAACCACGAGCTCTACACGACGGCGAAGGATCCGCTGCAGATCTTCGGCGTCGCCCGGTACGACTACCTGGTGCAGGCGTGCCGCGACCTCGGGGTGGTCACGCCGGAAGACATCTACCCACTGTTCGACGCGGGGGACGGCTCGGATCCAGTGCGGGTCGTCCCGATGTTCCTGCTGTACGACTACACGTTCCGCCCGGAGGGCACCTCGACCACCCTGCAGGCGCTGGCCGTCGCCCGGGAGCGGAATGTCGTCGCGACGGACGAGTTCCTCTTGTCGCCGGAACCGTTCGGAACGCGCGACGCGTGGGGACGAGCCCGGATCGACGCCACCCGGACACGGTTGGAGGCGATCGATCCGAGCGAGAAGACCGTGCTGATCAACCATTGGCCGCTCCGACGAGAACCGTGCGACGCATTGATGTACCCGGAGTTCGCGTTGTGGTGCGGCAGTGAGCTGACCGCCGACTGGCACACCAGGTTCAACGCCGTGTGCAGCGTCTACGGTCACCTGCACATCCCACGGACAACCTGGTACGACAGTGTCCGGTTCGAGGAGGTGTCGGTAGGCTACCCGCGCGAATGGAAGCGGCGCGGTCTTCCGCGCCCGTTGCTGCGCCCCATCGTGCCGGACGGCGGCATCACACCTGACACGCTGCCCGAGCACGGTGCGCGGTTCGACCTGCCGCCGGACTACGAGGAGAAGGCGGCCGAGTTCCGCAAGCGCATCGAGGAGCGGCGCGCCAAGCGCGACAAATGA
- a CDS encoding TetR/AcrR family transcriptional regulator yields MFSEHVQSTRADQKSATRARVVASAQKLFVEQGFGGTTIRRIASDAGVSVGTVMGVGDKDSLLLSAFDGWIGAVHEARGAVSPGGDPVTRIGDVVQPFLDIFDADLHLAREYGAVLARGSQSTEVFGALAVALQNDFEAVFADAGLGPDAAPAARAVYLAYLGLVMTSAVVDSDAVAIRADLEAVAAVLIRSTVADTQPEES; encoded by the coding sequence ATGTTCAGTGAACATGTTCAATCCACAAGGGCGGATCAGAAGTCCGCAACCCGAGCGCGGGTCGTCGCCTCCGCCCAGAAGCTGTTCGTCGAGCAGGGATTCGGTGGCACGACAATTCGCCGGATCGCCTCAGACGCGGGGGTCAGCGTGGGAACCGTGATGGGCGTCGGCGACAAGGACTCCCTGCTGCTCTCCGCGTTCGACGGATGGATCGGGGCCGTGCACGAAGCCAGAGGAGCGGTGTCGCCTGGCGGCGATCCGGTCACTCGGATCGGCGACGTCGTGCAACCGTTCCTCGACATCTTCGACGCCGACCTCCACCTGGCACGAGAATACGGAGCTGTTCTCGCGCGGGGGTCGCAGTCGACCGAGGTGTTCGGCGCTCTCGCCGTCGCGCTGCAGAACGACTTCGAGGCGGTGTTCGCCGATGCAGGTCTCGGACCGGATGCGGCACCGGCCGCGCGGGCGGTCTACCTTGCCTACCTGGGCCTGGTGATGACGTCCGCCGTCGTCGACAGTGATGCAGTCGCCATCCGTGCCGACCTCGAAGCCGTTGCCGCCGTGCTCATCCGCTCGACCGTCGCAGATACGCAACCCGAGGAGTCATGA